The Suncus etruscus isolate mSunEtr1 chromosome 14, mSunEtr1.pri.cur, whole genome shotgun sequence genome contains a region encoding:
- the HADH gene encoding hydroxyacyl-coenzyme A dehydrogenase, mitochondrial gives MAFVTRQLARSASSSASASAAAKKIMVKHVTVIGAGLMGAGIAQVAAATGHKVVLVDQTEDLLAKSKKGIEESLKKVAKKKFAENPQAGDEFVQKSLSNISTSTDAASVVHSTDLVVEAIVENLKVKNELFQRLDKFAAEHTIFASNTSSLQITSIANATTRQDRFAGLHFFNPVPMMKLVEVIKIPMTSQKTFESLVDFSKALGKHPVSCKDTPGFIVNRLLVPYLMEAVRLYERGDASKEDIDVAMKLGAGYPMGPFELADYVGLDTVKFIIDGWHELDSANPLFHPCPTLNKLVAEKKLGKKTGEGFYKYK, from the exons ATGGCTTTCGTCACCCGGCAGCTCGCGCGCTCCGCGTCGTCCTCGGCGTCCGCTTCCGCCGCGGCCAAGAAGATCATGGTCAAGCACGTGACGGTCATCGGCGCGGGGCTCATGGGGGCCGGCATCGCGCAG GTGGCTGCTGCGACCGGCCACAAGGTCGTGTTGGTGGATCAGACCGAGGACCTGCTGGCAAAATCCAAGAAGGGCATCGAGGAAAGCCTGAAGAAAGTGGCGAAGAAGAAGTTTGCCGAGAACCCCCAG GCTGGCGACGAGTTCGTGCAGAAGAGCCTGAGCAACATCTCCACCAGCACAGACGCTGCCTCGGTGGTGCACAGTACCGACCTGGTGGTGGAGGCCATCGTGGAGAACCTGAAGGTGAAGAACGAGCTCTTCCAGCGGCTTGACAAGTTTGCTGCCGA ACACACCATCTTTGCCAGCAACACATCCTCGCTGCAGATCACGAGCATCGCCAATGCCACCACCCGGCAGGACCGCTTTGCTGGGCTCCATTTCTTCAACCCGGTGCCCATGATGAAGCTGGTGGAG GTCATTAAAATACCTATGACCAGCCAGAAGACATTCGAGTCACTGGTGGACTTCAGCAAGGCCCTGGGCAAGCACCCGGTTTCCTGCAAG GACACTCCTGGGTTCATTGTGAACCGCCTGCTCGTGCCCTACCTCATGGAGGCTGTACGACTGTACGAGCGAG GAGACGCATCCAAGGAAGACATCGATGTGGCCATGAAACTCGGGGCTGGGTACCCCATGGGGCCCTTTGAACTTGCCGATTACGTTGGGCTGGACACAGTGAAGTTCATCATAGATG GCTGGCACGAGCTGGATTCTGCGAACCCCCTGTTTCATCCCTGCCCAACACTCAACAAGCTGGTGGCAGAGAAAAAGCTGGGCAAGAAGACAGGGGAAGGTTTCTACAAGTACAAGTGA